A portion of the Acidobacteriota bacterium genome contains these proteins:
- the metG gene encoding methionine--tRNA ligase — MKYSITTAIHYVNDLPHIGHIYENVTADVAARYHRLIGDDVFFLTGTDEHGQKIQRSAEKEGIAPIELADRVVRNHHELWKTLAISHDDFIRTTEPRHKAGVYELIRRIRERNPDDLYVGEHSGWYCQSEEAFIPDSQLVDGLCPDGHKVEKTTERNYFFRLSAWEKPLLDFYRANPGFVRPKTRFNEIISFVEQGLKDLSVSRTSISWGIPFPDDPEHVIYVWMDALTNYISAMGFGSNDQTLLEKYWPVDVHLIGKDIVRFHAVYWPAFLMSAGIELPKSIIGHGWWLRDDQKISKSTGNIVRPNHIIERFGPDALRYYMTREMSFGQDANYSDEAFVQRFNADLANDLGNTLSRALKMSRTYFDGSTPPVECGDSDIRTRALAVIPRWRDAMDGWNFQRALDEVWDLLNSINAYIVAREPWKHYKEKGADESLSRILWNALEGLRLVWVMMSPVMPRVSSAAFRQLGIEPESTGARALEWGSLQTGLALPEGEALFPRIDQKQFLEEISMTSQDKSGPPIDTTQAANPAATRSDDTASPPPAGGTGVAPRETTEAQPPDATEISIDEFFQTKLRVAEILEAERVEKSNKLVKLRVSTGDGERTVVAGIGKAYDPAELVGRKVVIVANLKPAKLMGIESQGMILAASVDGVPSLLGVDPAVPPGTEVR, encoded by the coding sequence ATGAAATACTCGATCACGACAGCAATTCATTACGTTAACGACCTCCCCCACATCGGCCACATCTACGAGAACGTGACGGCGGACGTCGCCGCCCGCTATCACCGGCTCATCGGAGACGACGTCTTCTTCCTCACCGGCACCGACGAGCATGGGCAGAAGATCCAGCGATCGGCGGAGAAGGAAGGCATCGCGCCGATCGAGCTCGCGGATCGTGTGGTCCGCAATCATCACGAGCTATGGAAAACGCTCGCGATCAGTCATGACGACTTCATCCGCACGACCGAGCCGCGACACAAGGCCGGAGTCTACGAGCTCATCCGGCGAATCCGGGAGCGCAACCCCGACGACCTCTACGTCGGTGAGCACTCCGGCTGGTACTGCCAGAGCGAGGAAGCCTTCATTCCCGATTCGCAGCTCGTCGACGGGCTCTGCCCCGACGGTCACAAGGTGGAGAAGACGACCGAGCGCAACTACTTCTTCCGACTCTCGGCCTGGGAAAAGCCGCTTCTCGACTTCTACCGCGCCAATCCCGGGTTCGTCAGACCGAAGACCCGTTTCAACGAGATCATCTCGTTCGTCGAACAGGGCTTGAAAGACCTCTCGGTCTCGCGGACCTCGATCTCCTGGGGCATCCCCTTTCCCGACGATCCGGAGCACGTGATCTACGTCTGGATGGATGCGCTGACCAACTACATCTCCGCGATGGGCTTCGGCAGCAACGATCAAACGCTGCTCGAGAAGTACTGGCCGGTCGACGTTCACCTCATCGGCAAGGACATCGTTCGTTTTCACGCGGTCTACTGGCCTGCCTTCCTGATGTCGGCCGGGATCGAGCTCCCGAAGAGCATCATCGGGCACGGCTGGTGGCTCCGGGACGATCAGAAGATCTCGAAATCGACGGGCAACATCGTTCGTCCCAATCACATCATCGAGCGATTCGGTCCCGATGCCCTCCGCTATTACATGACCCGCGAGATGAGCTTCGGACAGGACGCCAACTACTCGGACGAGGCGTTCGTACAGCGGTTCAATGCCGACCTCGCGAACGATCTCGGCAACACCCTCTCACGCGCGCTGAAGATGTCGCGGACGTATTTCGACGGCAGCACCCCGCCGGTCGAGTGCGGCGACAGCGATATCCGGACCCGGGCGCTCGCGGTGATCCCTCGATGGAGGGACGCGATGGACGGCTGGAACTTCCAGCGTGCGCTCGACGAGGTGTGGGATCTCCTCAATTCGATCAATGCCTATATCGTGGCCCGCGAGCCGTGGAAGCACTACAAGGAGAAGGGCGCCGACGAAAGTCTCTCCCGCATCCTCTGGAATGCTCTCGAAGGTCTGCGGCTGGTCTGGGTCATGATGTCACCCGTGATGCCGCGGGTATCCTCGGCGGCTTTTCGCCAGCTCGGGATCGAGCCGGAGTCCACCGGGGCGCGCGCGCTCGAATGGGGATCTCTGCAGACCGGCCTCGCGCTGCCCGAAGGAGAAGCGCTCTTTCCCAGAATCGATCAGAAACAATTCCTCGAGGAGATTTCGATGACCAGTCAGGACAAATCCGGCCCCCCGATCGACACCACTCAGGCGGCGAACCCCGCGGCGACTCGAAGCGACGACACTGCGAGCCCTCCCCCGGCGGGAGGAACCGGAGTCGCGCCTCGCGAGACCACCGAGGCCCAGCCTCCCGACGCGACGGAGATCTCGATCGATGAATTCTTCCAGACGAAGTTGCGCGTCGCCGAGATTCTCGAGGCCGAGAGAGTCGAGAAGTCGAACAAGCTCGTGAAGCTGCGGGTCTCGACCGGCGATGGCGAGCGGACGGTGGTCGCCGGAATCGGCAAGGCCTACGACCCCGCCGAGCTCGTGGGACGCAAGGTGGTCATCGTCGCGAATCTGAAACCGGCGAAGCTGATGGGGATCGAGTCACAGGGGATGATCCTCGCGGCCTCGGTCGACGGCGTCCCGTCGCTTCTCGGTGTCGACCCCGCCGTCCCCCCCGGAACCGAAGTCCGCTGA
- a CDS encoding DEAD/DEAH box helicase: MTDSTADFTSLGLESRLVETLGRLGYEAPTPIQQKTIPLLLEGRDLIGQAQTGTGKTAAFALPMLQKIDRSTQTTQALVLTPTRELAIQVAEAIHTYAQGTGFVSVQPIYGGAPISLQIKHLKRGVQIVVGTPGRLIDHLNRKSLSLSSISMLVLDEADEMLRMGFIDDVERILSEAPKERQIALFSATMPQPILRIAKTHLRDPESVKIEHRGVAAPAIEQKFLNVSQHQKLTALTQILELEQSEGVLIFTRTKLGAADLSEKLQARGFASAALHGDMTQAMREAVVRRMRKGEVEIVVATDVAARGLDVDQITHVVNYDIPNDVDAYIHRIGRTGRAGRSGTATLFVTPREKRMMRDIEKHTGTSITPMKMPTRADVSARRVAILKEGIAAQIEQGDLDLYRNLVTELSTEGPHDLTQIAAAAARLASSAASFTPLEEAIPEIAPERPRDRDQKGKRGAPPRADKRRDDSKRAPKAFDRKRRDEPKVQLMMGIGKEAGIRPADVVGSIANEADIPGSDIGPIDIRDDFTLVTIPERYERQVVGALKAARFKGKPFDIRTARPGLGRPPAGGVRDRGKPPKGTVRGGARSGRPAGKTTSGRSGAGPRKPVKRK; this comes from the coding sequence ATGACCGATTCCACCGCCGACTTCACATCCCTCGGGCTCGAGTCGCGCCTGGTCGAGACGCTCGGCCGGCTCGGCTACGAAGCGCCGACGCCGATCCAGCAGAAGACCATCCCCCTCCTCCTCGAGGGCCGCGACCTGATCGGTCAGGCCCAGACCGGAACGGGGAAGACCGCGGCGTTCGCGCTCCCGATGCTGCAGAAGATCGACCGGAGCACCCAGACCACGCAGGCGCTCGTCCTCACACCGACCCGCGAGCTCGCCATCCAGGTCGCCGAGGCGATCCATACGTATGCCCAGGGTACGGGATTCGTATCGGTGCAGCCGATCTACGGCGGCGCGCCGATCAGCCTGCAGATCAAGCATCTCAAACGCGGCGTCCAGATCGTCGTCGGCACGCCGGGACGTCTGATCGATCATCTCAATCGGAAGTCGCTCTCGCTCTCGAGCATCTCGATGCTCGTCCTCGACGAGGCCGACGAGATGCTGCGGATGGGCTTCATCGACGACGTCGAGCGGATTCTCTCCGAGGCTCCGAAGGAGCGGCAGATCGCACTCTTTTCGGCGACGATGCCGCAGCCGATCCTCCGCATCGCGAAGACGCACCTCCGCGATCCGGAATCGGTGAAGATCGAGCATCGCGGAGTCGCCGCACCCGCGATCGAGCAGAAGTTCCTCAATGTCTCGCAGCACCAGAAACTGACGGCTCTCACACAGATCCTCGAGCTCGAGCAGAGCGAAGGAGTGCTGATCTTTACGCGCACCAAGCTCGGGGCCGCCGATCTCTCCGAGAAGCTCCAGGCGCGCGGCTTCGCCTCCGCCGCCCTCCACGGCGACATGACCCAGGCGATGCGCGAAGCGGTCGTCAGAAGGATGAGAAAGGGCGAGGTAGAGATCGTCGTCGCGACGGACGTCGCCGCCCGCGGGCTCGACGTCGACCAGATCACTCACGTCGTCAACTACGACATCCCCAACGACGTCGACGCCTACATTCACCGGATCGGACGCACCGGCCGGGCCGGGCGCAGCGGAACCGCGACGCTCTTCGTCACCCCGCGCGAGAAACGAATGATGCGCGACATCGAAAAGCACACCGGCACCTCGATCACGCCGATGAAGATGCCGACCAGGGCGGACGTCTCCGCGCGCCGTGTGGCCATTCTGAAGGAGGGGATCGCCGCTCAGATCGAACAGGGCGACCTCGATCTCTATCGCAACCTCGTCACCGAGCTCTCCACAGAAGGTCCACACGATCTCACGCAGATCGCGGCCGCGGCGGCCCGACTTGCGAGCAGCGCGGCGAGCTTCACCCCGCTCGAAGAAGCGATTCCCGAGATCGCACCCGAGCGCCCGAGAGATCGGGATCAGAAGGGAAAGCGCGGCGCTCCGCCGCGCGCCGACAAACGGCGTGACGACTCGAAACGTGCGCCGAAAGCGTTCGACCGCAAGCGTCGGGACGAGCCGAAGGTTCAGCTGATGATGGGAATCGGGAAGGAAGCAGGAATCCGCCCCGCCGACGTCGTCGGATCGATCGCAAACGAGGCCGACATCCCCGGCTCCGACATCGGACCGATCGACATTCGCGACGACTTCACGCTCGTGACGATTCCGGAGAGGTATGAGCGCCAGGTGGTCGGCGCGCTCAAGGCCGCCCGCTTCAAAGGGAAGCCATTCGACATCCGGACGGCGCGCCCCGGGCTCGGCCGGCCGCCCGCGGGCGGCGTACGAGACCGGGGGAAGCCACCAAAGGGAACGGTCAGAGGTGGCGCGCGATCCGGAAGGCCGGCCGGTAAAACGACGTCGGGCCGCTCCGGCGCT
- a CDS encoding GspE/PulE family protein, with protein sequence MTGVAGEQFATGSKEISIGYIAHLLYGAGFIDAQQRAEIDQLDKQKKKVLDRKRSEDEPSPIATVSALNLTDASQQGTKIDDILIARLIAEDADLPYFKIDALKLDIDLIEKKISRPFARRHRMLPVAVRDGRLRVAVVNPFDVASIESFRNIAGQEIELVVSSEADVMHAINDIYGFRSSVTKAERDLRGGMDLLNLEQFVRLKSNQEIESSDQHIVNAVDYLLQHAYDSRASDIHIEPKREHALVRFRIDGVLHPIQRVPRLVNLAVTSRLKTMCRMDIAEKRRPQDGRIKTEREGKEIELRVSTLPTAFGEKIVMRIFDPDVLLRDLKELGFEDDEMNRFTNWIHRPHGIILVTGPTGSGKTTTLYSALRLVSSPEVNITTIEDPIEMIYDEFNQTSVQNKIGVTFASALRTILRQDPDIIMVGEIRDLETAQNAVQAALTGHLVFSTLHTNDAATSITRLIDLGIQPFLISSTLVGTMAQRLVRKICDGCKRNRPLSLEEAGMLNLKTPSGKRIVVKEGEGCQKCRNTGYFGRSGIFELLEIDSTMRELIDRSEDFLTIKDVATKNGMRTLRESALRKLAEGVTTFEEVIRVTGI encoded by the coding sequence ATGACGGGAGTCGCGGGAGAACAGTTCGCCACCGGATCGAAGGAGATCTCGATCGGCTACATCGCGCACCTGCTCTACGGCGCCGGCTTCATCGACGCACAACAACGCGCGGAGATCGACCAGCTCGACAAGCAGAAGAAAAAAGTCCTCGACCGCAAGCGCAGCGAGGATGAGCCATCTCCGATCGCCACGGTGTCGGCGCTCAATCTCACCGACGCGAGCCAGCAGGGGACGAAGATCGACGACATTCTGATCGCACGATTGATCGCCGAGGATGCCGATCTCCCCTACTTCAAGATCGATGCGTTGAAGCTCGACATCGACCTGATCGAAAAAAAGATCTCGCGCCCGTTCGCGCGCCGGCATCGAATGCTCCCTGTGGCCGTGAGGGACGGCAGGCTTCGCGTCGCCGTCGTCAATCCCTTCGACGTCGCGTCGATCGAGTCGTTCCGGAACATCGCCGGGCAGGAGATCGAGCTCGTCGTCTCCTCGGAAGCCGACGTGATGCACGCGATCAACGACATCTACGGGTTCCGCTCCTCGGTCACCAAGGCGGAGCGCGACCTCCGCGGCGGAATGGATCTGCTGAATCTCGAGCAGTTCGTCCGGCTGAAGTCGAACCAGGAAATCGAAAGCTCCGATCAGCACATCGTCAACGCCGTCGACTACCTGCTCCAGCACGCGTATGACTCGCGCGCGTCCGACATCCACATCGAACCGAAGCGCGAGCACGCACTCGTCAGATTCCGGATCGACGGCGTGCTTCATCCGATCCAGCGCGTGCCGCGTCTGGTCAACCTGGCCGTGACCTCGCGACTCAAGACGATGTGCCGAATGGACATCGCCGAGAAACGGCGGCCTCAGGACGGGCGAATCAAGACCGAGCGGGAGGGGAAGGAAATCGAGCTCCGCGTCTCCACGCTTCCCACCGCCTTCGGCGAGAAGATCGTCATGCGCATCTTCGACCCCGACGTTCTCCTCCGCGATCTCAAGGAGCTCGGATTCGAAGACGACGAGATGAATCGTTTCACGAACTGGATTCATCGTCCCCACGGCATCATCCTCGTTACAGGTCCGACCGGCTCCGGAAAGACGACGACCCTCTACTCAGCCCTACGGCTCGTCTCGAGCCCCGAGGTCAACATCACGACGATCGAAGACCCGATCGAGATGATCTACGACGAGTTCAATCAGACCTCGGTGCAGAACAAGATCGGCGTCACCTTCGCCTCCGCGCTCCGAACGATTCTTCGCCAGGATCCCGACATCATCATGGTCGGAGAGATCCGTGACCTCGAAACGGCGCAGAACGCCGTTCAGGCCGCGCTGACCGGTCACCTCGTCTTCTCGACGCTGCATACCAATGACGCCGCGACCTCGATCACCCGTCTGATCGATCTCGGCATCCAACCGTTCCTCATCTCCTCGACACTCGTCGGCACGATGGCCCAGCGACTCGTCCGGAAGATCTGCGACGGCTGCAAACGGAATCGCCCGCTCTCGCTCGAGGAAGCCGGGATGCTCAACCTGAAGACCCCCTCCGGAAAGCGAATCGTGGTGAAGGAGGGAGAGGGTTGTCAGAAGTGCCGCAACACCGGATATTTCGGCCGCAGCGGGATCTTCGAGCTCCTCGAGATCGATTCGACGATGCGGGAGCTCATCGATCGCTCCGAGGACTTTCTCACGATCAAGGACGTCGCCACGAAAAACGGGATGCGCACACTGCGCGAGTCGGCGCTCCGCAAGCTCGCCGAGGGTGTGACGACCTTCGAAGAAGTCATCCGGGTGACCGGAATCTGA
- a CDS encoding EVE domain-containing protein: MPTRYWLMKCEPSAYDIEDLERDGKTSWEGVRNYQARNLMRDQMQTGDKVLFYASNADPSGVTGVAEIVREAYPDQSAFQKKHHYFDPKSDPENPTWYMVDIGFVEKFDGTVSLSEMKDEPKLAGMMVTRKGSRLSVQPVEREHFQTVVRMGRAKKAKKK, from the coding sequence ATGCCGACCAGGTACTGGCTGATGAAATGCGAGCCATCAGCCTACGACATCGAGGATCTCGAGCGCGACGGAAAGACCAGCTGGGAAGGCGTCCGTAACTATCAGGCGCGGAATCTCATGCGGGATCAGATGCAGACCGGCGACAAGGTTCTCTTTTACGCTTCCAACGCCGATCCCTCGGGCGTGACCGGTGTCGCCGAGATCGTCCGGGAGGCGTATCCCGATCAATCCGCCTTTCAGAAGAAACACCACTACTTCGATCCGAAGAGCGACCCCGAGAACCCGACCTGGTACATGGTCGACATCGGATTCGTCGAGAAATTCGACGGTACCGTTTCGCTCTCCGAGATGAAGGACGAGCCGAAGCTGGCCGGCATGATGGTCACCCGGAAGGGATCACGGCTCTCGGTACAGCCCGTCGAGCGCGAACACTTCCAGACGGTCGTCAGGATGGGCCGCGCGAAGAAAGCGAAAAAGAAATGA
- the mtgA gene encoding monofunctional biosynthetic peptidoglycan transglycosylase, with protein sequence MLKKVLIALGAILGVFLLWQLITFSRVGKLATTNPETTAFMEQRKEELRDAGKSDELDYRFVPWDRISPNLRAAVIVSEDSRFYEHEGLDTEELEKVAREAWEKKSLGRGGSTITQQLAKNLYLSPSRSPWRKLKELLIAKQLERKLSKKRILELYLNVVEMGERVYGAEAAAWHYFGVPASSLSPSQAALLAASLPNPRKMNPGNPGPYLQSRRDIIVSRMQRWGYIADRRVESEAEIEESETTESADDVTPEESMLPDVETSGEEPAVETEEQPVEEQPPVEEDEPVEPLEPAEPLPPEGEENPEEPPDDKAMRM encoded by the coding sequence ATGCTCAAGAAAGTTCTGATCGCGTTGGGTGCCATTCTCGGGGTGTTTCTCCTCTGGCAGCTGATCACCTTCTCGCGGGTGGGCAAACTGGCCACCACGAATCCCGAAACGACGGCATTCATGGAGCAGCGGAAGGAAGAGCTGCGGGATGCGGGGAAGTCCGACGAGCTCGATTACCGCTTCGTCCCGTGGGATCGGATCTCTCCGAATCTCCGGGCCGCCGTCATCGTTTCGGAGGACAGCCGCTTCTACGAGCATGAAGGGCTCGATACCGAAGAGCTCGAAAAGGTCGCACGGGAAGCGTGGGAGAAGAAGAGTCTCGGCCGGGGAGGGTCGACGATCACGCAGCAGCTCGCGAAGAATCTCTATCTGTCACCCTCCCGATCTCCCTGGAGGAAGCTCAAGGAGCTCCTCATCGCGAAACAGCTCGAGCGGAAGCTTTCCAAGAAACGGATTCTCGAGCTCTACCTCAACGTCGTCGAGATGGGTGAGAGAGTTTACGGAGCGGAAGCGGCCGCCTGGCACTATTTCGGAGTCCCCGCCTCGTCGCTCTCACCGTCGCAGGCGGCACTGCTCGCTGCAAGTCTGCCGAATCCGCGAAAGATGAACCCGGGAAATCCGGGACCGTATCTTCAATCCCGTCGGGACATCATCGTCTCCAGGATGCAGCGCTGGGGCTACATCGCCGATCGTCGCGTTGAGAGCGAGGCGGAAATCGAGGAATCGGAAACCACGGAATCGGCCGACGACGTCACGCCCGAAGAATCCATGCTCCCGGATGTCGAAACGAGCGGCGAAGAACCCGCCGTGGAAACCGAGGAGCAACCGGTGGAAGAGCAACCGCCTGTCGAAGAGGATGAGCCGGTCGAACCTCTCGAACCCGCCGAGCCCCTCCCTCCGGAAGGGGAAGAGAATCCCGAAGAACCGCCGGATGACAAGGCTATGAGGATGTAA
- a CDS encoding GNAT family N-acetyltransferase, with protein MFGLETERLTIRPWNEEDRPALVEITSDGEVMRYLSQAGGWDEQKVTEFLERQTRNLGDDGVCMGATIEKATGRLVGIAGIQRLGTTEDFEIGWIFSRDAWGRGFATEAGRAARDHVLEVMRKPRVVAIIDPENVASKRVAERLGMAYDRRVTGEEIGHRMPEIVVDLYIYPGS; from the coding sequence ATGTTCGGGCTGGAAACAGAAAGGCTCACGATTCGGCCGTGGAACGAGGAAGATCGTCCAGCTCTCGTCGAGATTACGAGCGACGGCGAGGTGATGCGCTACCTCAGCCAGGCGGGGGGGTGGGATGAGCAGAAGGTCACCGAATTTCTCGAGCGGCAGACGCGCAACCTCGGCGATGACGGCGTCTGCATGGGCGCGACGATCGAGAAGGCGACGGGAAGGCTCGTCGGAATCGCCGGCATCCAGCGCCTCGGAACCACGGAGGACTTCGAGATCGGCTGGATCTTTTCGCGCGACGCCTGGGGAAGGGGATTCGCAACCGAGGCGGGGAGGGCGGCGAGGGATCACGTGCTCGAGGTGATGCGAAAGCCGAGGGTTGTGGCGATCATCGATCCGGAGAACGTGGCATCGAAGCGGGTCGCGGAGCGTCTCGGGATGGCGTACGACCGGCGCGTCACCGGAGAAGAGATCGGGCATCGGATGCCGGAGATCGTGGTCGATCTGTACATCTATCCGGGAAGCTGA
- a CDS encoding YbjN domain-containing protein has product MSITTRQRFHTPCQEKVYLQIRGYLDMLVDEHFDDAEHCDFYLKYGSTLVEISIEPYGQDDAIVEIVAFCVYGVEPTAGLTRELLRFNAELPMGAFSMVHNDVFYSHAFLGRRLDPDQLISSLDNVAMVADEHDDIIVEKYGGERALDRLRAWSRRMPHVN; this is encoded by the coding sequence GTGAGCATTACTACCCGACAGAGATTCCACACTCCCTGCCAGGAGAAGGTGTATCTGCAGATTCGTGGCTATCTCGACATGCTCGTCGACGAACACTTCGACGACGCGGAGCACTGCGACTTCTATTTGAAATACGGCTCGACGCTCGTCGAGATCTCGATCGAGCCGTACGGACAGGATGATGCGATCGTCGAGATCGTGGCGTTCTGCGTGTACGGGGTGGAGCCGACGGCCGGGCTGACGCGAGAGCTGCTCCGTTTCAACGCCGAGCTGCCGATGGGTGCGTTCAGCATGGTTCACAACGATGTCTTCTACAGCCACGCATTCCTCGGGCGGCGTCTCGATCCCGATCAGCTGATCTCATCGCTCGACAACGTTGCGATGGTCGCCGACGAGCATGACGACATCATCGTCGAGAAGTACGGCGGCGAGCGGGCTCTCGACCGGTTACGGGCCTGGTCGCGACGAATGCCTCACGTGAATTAG